A window of Lepus europaeus isolate LE1 chromosome 11, mLepTim1.pri, whole genome shotgun sequence contains these coding sequences:
- the ANP32A gene encoding acidic leucine-rich nuclear phosphoprotein 32 family member A produces MDMNKRIHLELRNRTPSDVKELVLDNCRSNEGKIEGLTDEFEELEFLSTINVGLVSVANLPKLNKLKKLELSDNRISGGLDVLAEKCPNLTHLNLSGNKIKDLSTIEPLKKLENLKSLDLFNCEVTNLNDYRENVFELLPQLTYLDGYDRDDKEASDSDAEGYVEGLDDDEEDEDEEEDEDEELFDEDAQVVEDEEDEEEEEEGEEEDVSAEEEEDEEGYNDGEVEEEEEEDGGEEERGQKRKREPEDEGDEDD; encoded by the exons GTGAAAGAGCTTGTGCTGGACAACTGCCGGTCGAATGAAGGCAAAATCGAGGGCCTGACAGATGAGTTTGAGGAGCTGGAGTTCTTAAGTACAATCAACGTCGGCCTCGTGTCAGTTGCAAACTTACCAAAGTTAAACAAACTCAAGAAG CTCGAACTAAGCGATAACAGAATCTCGGGGGGCCTGGACGTGTTGGCAGAAAAGTGTCCGAACCTCACACATCTAAATTTAAGCGGCAACAAAATTAAAGACCTCAGCACGATAGAGCCCCTG AAAAAGTTAGAAAACCTCAAGAGCTTAGACCTTTTCAACTGCGAGGTGACCAACCTGAACGACTACCGGGAAAACGTGTTCGAGCTCCTCCCGCAGCTCACGTACCTGGACGGCTACGACCGGGACGACAAGGAGGCCTCGGACTCGGATGCCGAGGGCTACGTGGAGGGCCTGGACGACGACGAGGAGgacgaggacgaggaggaggatgaggacg aggagctgtttgaCGAAGATGCTCAGGTAGTGGAAgacgaggaggacgaggaggaggaagaggagggtgaaGAGGAGGACGTGAGTgcagaggaggag GAGGACGAAGAAGGTTACAACGacggggaggtggaggaggaggaggaggaagacggcGGTG aggaagagaggggtcaGAAGCGGAAACGAGAGCCGGAAGACGAGGGAGACGAGGACGACTGA